The following nucleotide sequence is from Alkalihalobacillus sp. LMS39.
GTCTCGCGAAGGTTTACTTTCTATGTTGCTTAGCGTGCTTCAAGCACCTATGCGCAACTTTGCATTGGCTACAAAAGCTGTTGCTGATCAAAAAGAAGAACAAGGAGCTTAATGTTCCTTTGTTGTACGTGTTTCAAATATAAAAAACAAAAACAAAACATAGGAGGATTTTAAAATGAGTAAAGATCAAATCATTGAAGCGATTAAAGAAATGACAGTTTTAGAATTAAACGACCTTGTAAAAGCAATCGAAGAGGAGTTTGGTGTAACTGCAGCTGCTCCTGTAGCTGTTGCTGGTGGAGCTGCTGAAGGCGGAGCTGCTGAGCAAACTGAATTCGACGTAATCCTTGAAGCTCCAGGCGGATCAAAAATCAACGTTATCAAAGTTGTTCGTGAAATCACTGGCCTTGGCTTAAAAGAAGCAAAAGCTTTAGTTGATGGCGCTCCAGCTCCAATCAAAGAAGGCGTAGCAAAAGAAGAAGCAGAAGAAATGAAAGCTAAGCTTGAAGAAGCTGGCGCAACTGTAGAAGTTAAGTAATTATAATACTTCAAAGAAAGCTAGATGCGATAATTCGTATCTAGCTTTTTTCCTCTCGATTTATTGATTGGGGTTTTTAATATTTGTGAATACTACTAGGGACAAAAGAGAAGGAGAGGGTATGGTGAGCGAGCATTACTATACGAACAATCCGTCAGTCGAGAGCAAACCGGTTACGTTTTCGTTTGAATTGCGTGGAAAACAATATCGGTTTACGTCGGACCATGGCGTATTTTCAAAAAAAG
It contains:
- the rplL gene encoding 50S ribosomal protein L7/L12, which gives rise to MSKDQIIEAIKEMTVLELNDLVKAIEEEFGVTAAAPVAVAGGAAEGGAAEQTEFDVILEAPGGSKINVIKVVREITGLGLKEAKALVDGAPAPIKEGVAKEEAEEMKAKLEEAGATVEVK